A window of the Lagenorhynchus albirostris chromosome 1, mLagAlb1.1, whole genome shotgun sequence genome harbors these coding sequences:
- the PSMC6 gene encoding 26S proteasome regulatory subunit 10B isoform X2 has protein sequence MAIPGIPYERRLLIMADPRDKALQDYRKKLLEHKEIDGRLKELREQLKELTKQYEKSENDLKALQSVGQIVGEVLKQLTEEKFIVKATNGPRYVVGCRRQLDKSKLKPGTRVALDMTTLTIMRYLPREVDPLVYNMSHEDPGNVSYSEIGGLSEQIRELREVIELPLTNPELFQRVGIIPPKGCLLYGPPGTGKTLLARAVASQLDCNFLKVVSSSIVDKYIGESARLIREMFNYARDHQPCIIFMDEIDAIGGRRFSEGTSADREIQRTLMELLNQMDGFDTLHRVKMIMATNRPDTLDPALLRPGRLDRKIHIDLPNEQARLDILKIHAGPITKHGEIDYEAIVKLSDGFNGADLRNVCTEADSV, from the exons ATGGCCATTCCCGGCATCCCCTATGAGCGACGGCTTCTCATCATGGCGGACCCTAGAGATAAGGCGCTTCAGGACTACCGCAAGAAGCTGCTGGAGCACAAGGAGATCGACGGCCGTCTCAAGGAGT taagGGAACAATTAAAAGAACTTACCAAGCAGTATGAAAAGTCTGAAAATGATCTGAAGGCCCTACAAAGTGTTGGGCAG attgtgGGTGAAGTACTTAAGCAATTAACTGAAGAAAAAT tCATTGTTAAAGCTACAAATGGACCAAGATATGTTGTGGGTTGTCGTCGACAg CTTGACAAAAGTAAGCTGAAGCCAGGAACAAGAGTTGCTTTGGATATGACTACACTAACTATCATGAG GTATTTGCCAAGAGAGGTGGACCCACTGGTTTACAACATGTCGCATGAGGACCCCGGGAATGTTTCTTATTCTGAGATCGGAGGTTTGTCAGAACAGATTCGGGAGTTACGAGAG GTAATAGAATTACCTCTTACAAACCCAGAATTATTCCAACGTGTAGGAATAATACCTCCAAAAGGCTGTTTGTTATATGGACCACCAG gtacaggaaaaacactcttggCACGAGCTGTTGCTAGCCAGTTGGATTGCAATTTCTTAAAG GTTGTATCTAGTTCTATTGTAGACAAGTACATTGGTGAAAGTGCTCGTTTGATCCGAGAAATGTTTAATTATGCCAGGGACCATCAGCCATGCATCATTTTTATGGATGAAATAGATGCTATTG GTGGTCGTCGGTTTTCTGAGGGTACTTCAGCTGATAGAGAGATTCAGAGAACTTTAATGGAG CTACTGAATCAGATGGATGGAtttgatactctacatagagttAAAATGATCATGGCTACAAACAGACCAGATACACTGGATCCTGCTTTGCTTCGTCCAGGCAGATTAGATAGAAAAATAC ataTTGATTTACCAAACGAACAAGCAAGGTTAGATATATTGAAAATCCATGCAGGTCCCATTACAAAGCATGGTGAAATAG ATTATGAAGCAATTGTGAAGCTTTCAGACGGCTTTAATGGAGCAGACCTGAGAAATGTTTGTACTGAAGCAG ACAGTGTTTAA
- the PSMC6 gene encoding 26S proteasome regulatory subunit 10B isoform X1: MAIPGIPYERRLLIMADPRDKALQDYRKKLLEHKEIDGRLKELREQLKELTKQYEKSENDLKALQSVGQIVGEVLKQLTEEKFIVKATNGPRYVVGCRRQLDKSKLKPGTRVALDMTTLTIMRYLPREVDPLVYNMSHEDPGNVSYSEIGGLSEQIRELREVIELPLTNPELFQRVGIIPPKGCLLYGPPGTGKTLLARAVASQLDCNFLKVVSSSIVDKYIGESARLIREMFNYARDHQPCIIFMDEIDAIGGRRFSEGTSADREIQRTLMELLNQMDGFDTLHRVKMIMATNRPDTLDPALLRPGRLDRKIHIDLPNEQARLDILKIHAGPITKHGEIDYEAIVKLSDGFNGADLRNVCTEAGMFAIRADHDFVVQEDFMKAVRKVADSKKLESKLDYKPV; encoded by the exons ATGGCCATTCCCGGCATCCCCTATGAGCGACGGCTTCTCATCATGGCGGACCCTAGAGATAAGGCGCTTCAGGACTACCGCAAGAAGCTGCTGGAGCACAAGGAGATCGACGGCCGTCTCAAGGAGT taagGGAACAATTAAAAGAACTTACCAAGCAGTATGAAAAGTCTGAAAATGATCTGAAGGCCCTACAAAGTGTTGGGCAG attgtgGGTGAAGTACTTAAGCAATTAACTGAAGAAAAAT tCATTGTTAAAGCTACAAATGGACCAAGATATGTTGTGGGTTGTCGTCGACAg CTTGACAAAAGTAAGCTGAAGCCAGGAACAAGAGTTGCTTTGGATATGACTACACTAACTATCATGAG GTATTTGCCAAGAGAGGTGGACCCACTGGTTTACAACATGTCGCATGAGGACCCCGGGAATGTTTCTTATTCTGAGATCGGAGGTTTGTCAGAACAGATTCGGGAGTTACGAGAG GTAATAGAATTACCTCTTACAAACCCAGAATTATTCCAACGTGTAGGAATAATACCTCCAAAAGGCTGTTTGTTATATGGACCACCAG gtacaggaaaaacactcttggCACGAGCTGTTGCTAGCCAGTTGGATTGCAATTTCTTAAAG GTTGTATCTAGTTCTATTGTAGACAAGTACATTGGTGAAAGTGCTCGTTTGATCCGAGAAATGTTTAATTATGCCAGGGACCATCAGCCATGCATCATTTTTATGGATGAAATAGATGCTATTG GTGGTCGTCGGTTTTCTGAGGGTACTTCAGCTGATAGAGAGATTCAGAGAACTTTAATGGAG CTACTGAATCAGATGGATGGAtttgatactctacatagagttAAAATGATCATGGCTACAAACAGACCAGATACACTGGATCCTGCTTTGCTTCGTCCAGGCAGATTAGATAGAAAAATAC ataTTGATTTACCAAACGAACAAGCAAGGTTAGATATATTGAAAATCCATGCAGGTCCCATTACAAAGCATGGTGAAATAG ATTATGAAGCAATTGTGAAGCTTTCAGACGGCTTTAATGGAGCAGACCTGAGAAATGTTTGTACTGAAGCAG GTATGTTTGCAATTCGTGCTGATCATGATTTTGTAGTACAGGAAGACTTCATGAAAGCAGTCAGAAAAGTGGCTGATTCTAAGAAGCTAGAGTCTAAATTGGACTACAAACCTGTGTAA